The stretch of DNA GTACTGTGTAACCCTTAGCTGCTAGGGCGAAGGTACATGAAAACAAAATGTTCATCAAAGTTGAGCACATCTGTTTTTATTTTACAAAATAAAAACATAAAGGAGGAGTCTTAAATGGCTCGTTATACTGGTCCAAGCTGGAAACTATCTCGCCGTCTAGGAATTTCCCTAAGCGGTACAGGTAAAGAATTAGAAAAGCGTCCTTACGCTCCTGGACAACATGGTCCAAACCAACGCAAGAAATTATCTGAATACGGATTACAATTACAAGAAAAGCAAAAACTTCGTCATATGTATGGAGTAAATGAGCGTCAATTCCGTAACTTATTTGATAAAGCTGGTAAATTAACTGGTAAACATGGTGAAAACTTCATGATTCTTTTAGAATCTCGTCTTGATAATGTTGTTTATCGCCTTGGCCTAGCTCGTACTCGTCGTCAAGCTCGCCAAATTGTTAACCATGGTCATATCTTAGTTAATGGTTCTCGCGTTGATATCCCATCATTCCGCGTACAACCTGGCCAAACAATCAGCCTTCGTGAAAAGTCTCGTAACCTTGACATCGTTAAGGAAGCTATCGAAGTAAACAACTTCGTTCCTGACTTCTTAACTTTTGATGCTGATAAATTAGAAGGAACTTTCACTCGCTTACCAGAGCGTTCTGAACTTCCTGCTGAAATTAACGAATCTCTAATCGTTGAGTTCTACTCTCGTTAATTAAATTGCATTGTAAATAACGCTTTTATAGCCCTAGAAACCTTGTTAACCAACGTTTCTAGGGCTTTTTTTGTGCGCTGTAGGCATCTTACAAAAGAGCAAAACAAAAAAGTTCCTGCTACGATTCCTTAAATAAGTGTTCATCCAACTATTATTGTTTGAAATGTAGAATTTTGTAGATTTATGATGAATATTGCAATTAAATGTTGAAATTAGTAAAAAAATACTATATTATAACTTCATAATATGAATAAAGTCCTATATATACATAATAAGAAAGGCAAAACACTCAAAAAATTAGGATAAAAAACCTGCATCCTAAGGTTTCGTCAATTCTAAATACCTATACAATGATAGACAAGTTACCAATTTTTTGATTATAGTATTAAATTTTTTTGCTATTCTAATCTATTCAGAATAGTCTTTTTTAATGTTAATTCAAAATATTATTATTGCTTTTTTACATATATGTTGGAAGAACTATTTTAAATTTATCAGAAAAAAAATAAATAAAGAGGTGTAATTGAATTGAAGGTAGATGAATTAATTTTTGAAATCAATAAATACATGGATGAATTAGATTTTGTCACGGCTCGAAAACTTATTGAAGAGAATCTGGAAATATTAAATAAACATAGGCTCTCACTAAGAAGCAACGCAAGAGAATTACTAAAATTTTTAACTGACAGACTTGAATCAGGATACCAGCCTATTTCAAGACAAGATATGGCTATACTGATTGCAATAAACTCTTATGCATCTAATTTTGATATTAGATCTTTAAAATTTATCGTCAAGGATAAAGCAAAATTGCTACTAAGAACAGATATTATTGAATATTTAAATACAGATGCAAAAGTAATATTGGATGGTATGGGTGTTATAAACACTAGGTAATAATTACACTAAAAAAAGGCAAAAAAATCCTGTTTTATAGATACTGGATTTTTTTTTGCCTTTTTTACCATAATTATAAGTATTGAAGAGCATTGAACATATAAAAGGCTGTCCCAAAAGCAAAGGGTCAGGCACCACGAACAACATCTAATATCTATAAGCGATCGGGATTCTAGATATAGTTTATTGCGGATGCCAGACACCTTATGGGACAACCTCTTCAGTATATATCGTTTAATATTTTAATATTTAATTAAAAAGTATTTCTTCTTACCACGGCGAATAATAGTAAATTCATCCTCGATACGATCTTTTACAGAAAGAATATAATCTGTGTCTGTCACTCTTTCACCATTAATTGAAACCGCTCCATTAGCGACATCTTCACGCGCTTGACGTTTAGATGGCGAAATTTTTGCAGCTACTAGCAGGTCAACAAGACCAATTTCTTCACCGGAAGCATGCTCATATGAAGGCACATCTTTAAAGCCTTGTTTAATTTCTGCAGCTGATAGATTTCTCACTTCTCCGCTGAAGAGAGCATCCGTAATTTTAATCGCTTGATTTAGAGATTCTTCTCCATGAATAAGACGGGTCATTTCCTCTGCCAGCGCTTTCTGAGCCTTGCGAAGATGTGGTTCTTCTTGAACAGACTGTTCCAGCTTTTCAATTTCTTCTCGGGATAAGAACGTGAAATATTTCAAGTATTTAATAACATCTGCATCAGCTGAATTAATCCAGAATTGGTAGAACTCATATGGA from Cytobacillus dafuensis encodes:
- the rpsD gene encoding 30S ribosomal protein S4, with the protein product MARYTGPSWKLSRRLGISLSGTGKELEKRPYAPGQHGPNQRKKLSEYGLQLQEKQKLRHMYGVNERQFRNLFDKAGKLTGKHGENFMILLESRLDNVVYRLGLARTRRQARQIVNHGHILVNGSRVDIPSFRVQPGQTISLREKSRNLDIVKEAIEVNNFVPDFLTFDADKLEGTFTRLPERSELPAEINESLIVEFYSR